In the Chlorobium limicola DSM 245 genome, one interval contains:
- a CDS encoding L,D-transpeptidase — MNSSLRFRHFLSGMGLTSGIAILIIASSALVFAQQPQQTATAQFVRSEPAAADSLSRPQPAIPDSSKSLSEVAPPARKPDSAALTLIPDGFVNQKLKRGESLSKLCAGDSLCQVIFMKVNRVDKRHIPVGKTVLLPIDVQKASRYVPVPELLANSRGEREIRIFLDRQYFGAYEKGRLLFWGPVSSGRKTYRTPPGKFFVNYKQRHKLSIKYDNAPMPFSINFYGGYFMHQQSLPGYPASHGCVRLLMTDAEKLFNWVKPRDPVTVEAGA, encoded by the coding sequence ATGAACAGTTCATTACGCTTTCGTCATTTTTTATCGGGCATGGGCTTGACATCAGGCATTGCCATTCTGATCATCGCTTCTTCAGCCCTGGTTTTTGCCCAGCAGCCGCAACAAACGGCAACGGCACAGTTCGTTCGAAGCGAACCCGCTGCAGCAGATTCCCTTTCCCGACCGCAACCGGCGATACCGGACTCCTCGAAAAGCTTATCGGAAGTTGCTCCGCCGGCGAGGAAACCGGACAGCGCGGCACTTACCCTTATTCCGGACGGTTTCGTCAATCAGAAGCTCAAGAGGGGAGAGTCGCTATCGAAGCTTTGTGCTGGCGATTCGCTCTGTCAGGTTATTTTCATGAAGGTCAACCGGGTCGACAAGCGGCATATTCCTGTCGGGAAAACCGTGCTTCTGCCGATCGATGTTCAAAAGGCCTCCAGATATGTTCCGGTTCCTGAACTGCTGGCCAACAGCAGAGGGGAGAGAGAGATCCGGATATTTCTCGATCGTCAGTATTTCGGAGCCTATGAAAAAGGCCGGCTGCTTTTCTGGGGACCTGTTTCAAGCGGAAGAAAAACCTACCGCACGCCGCCCGGGAAGTTTTTCGTGAACTACAAGCAGCGGCACAAGCTCTCCATCAAATACGATAACGCCCCGATGCCTTTTTCGATCAACTTCTACGGCGGATACTTCATGCACCAGCAGTCTCTGCCGGGGTATCCGGCTTCTCACGGCTGCGTGAGGCTGCTTATGACCGATGCGGAAAAGCTTTTCAACTGGGTGAAGCCTCGTGATCCCGTTACGGTCGAGGCCGGCGCGTGA
- a CDS encoding acyl-CoA thioesterase — translation MENYKLVLPEHLNHYGFLFGGNLLKWIDEVSYIAVTLDYPGCNFVTVGMDKVEFRKSIRGGTILCFVNEKSRIGETSIEYTVNVYKDTIETGERIIVFSTHITFVCLDENGQKKLICGTEK, via the coding sequence ATGGAAAATTATAAACTTGTTCTCCCGGAACATTTGAACCACTACGGATTTCTTTTTGGAGGAAACCTGTTGAAATGGATCGATGAAGTGAGTTATATTGCCGTCACGCTCGACTACCCCGGCTGCAACTTCGTTACCGTAGGTATGGACAAGGTGGAGTTCAGAAAAAGCATCAGAGGGGGTACCATACTCTGTTTCGTGAATGAAAAAAGCAGAATCGGAGAGACGTCGATCGAGTACACCGTTAACGTCTACAAGGACACCATTGAAACCGGTGAACGGATCATTGTGTTCAGCACGCATATAACGTTTGTCTGCCTTGACGAAAACGGACAGAAAAAGCTGATCTGCGGCACGGAGAAATAA
- the tpx gene encoding thiol peroxidase, producing the protein MATVTLKGNPAETSGELPAIGSDMPFFCLVKTDLSEAGPADYEGKRLVLNIFPSLDTAVCAASVRRFNQEAASFDNTMVLCISADLPFAHKRFCETEGLNNVVSLSVFRSPDFGKEFGVALETGPLKGLLARAVVIVDNEHKVVYTELVREIVEEPDYNAALKALA; encoded by the coding sequence ATGGCAACAGTTACCCTGAAAGGCAATCCTGCGGAAACTTCCGGCGAACTTCCGGCAATCGGCTCTGATATGCCGTTTTTCTGTCTTGTGAAGACCGATCTTTCTGAAGCCGGTCCGGCTGATTATGAAGGCAAGCGTCTTGTGCTGAATATTTTTCCCAGCCTCGATACCGCCGTTTGTGCTGCTTCGGTGAGACGTTTCAACCAGGAGGCGGCTTCTTTCGATAATACAATGGTGCTTTGTATTTCAGCCGATCTTCCGTTTGCTCACAAGCGTTTCTGCGAGACAGAAGGGTTGAACAATGTCGTTTCGCTTTCGGTTTTCCGTTCACCGGATTTCGGAAAGGAGTTTGGCGTTGCTCTTGAAACCGGGCCTCTGAAAGGATTGCTTGCCCGAGCGGTTGTTATTGTCGATAACGAGCACAAGGTTGTCTATACCGAACTGGTGCGCGAAATTGTCGAGGAGCCCGATTATAATGCCGCATTGAAGGCTCTCGCCTGA
- a CDS encoding class I SAM-dependent methyltransferase has protein sequence MKTSWNSSERFDRAAAEWDENPRRTALAGGVAQAILETVNPDSSMQAMEFGCGTGLLTLALAAHVGKLTAIDTSPEMLAILQKKIDTLGISSVETRCMDLVQQSGTITKLENLDLIFSSMTLHHIADTRALLERLSEFLRTGGIVAIADLDLEDGFFHDDAAEEVHPGFERSRLQSILENAGFGKIDFKTAYEVHKTNRSGILKTYPIFLVTAVKL, from the coding sequence ATGAAGACATCATGGAACAGTTCTGAGCGGTTCGACAGAGCGGCGGCGGAGTGGGATGAAAACCCGAGAAGGACGGCTCTGGCCGGTGGCGTCGCTCAGGCGATTCTTGAGACCGTGAACCCTGACAGCTCGATGCAGGCAATGGAGTTCGGATGCGGAACCGGTCTGCTGACCCTTGCTCTTGCCGCACATGTAGGCAAGCTGACCGCAATCGATACATCACCGGAAATGCTTGCCATACTGCAGAAAAAAATCGACACCCTCGGTATATCCTCCGTTGAAACACGCTGCATGGATCTGGTGCAGCAATCGGGAACCATAACGAAACTTGAGAACCTTGACCTGATCTTCAGCAGCATGACCCTGCACCATATTGCCGATACAAGAGCATTGCTTGAACGACTGAGCGAATTTCTGCGTACCGGAGGCATTGTGGCCATAGCCGACCTCGATCTGGAGGATGGTTTTTTTCACGACGATGCCGCTGAAGAGGTACATCCCGGTTTCGAGCGCTCTCGGCTGCAATCCATTCTCGAAAATGCCGGTTTCGGAAAAATCGACTTCAAAACCGCTTATGAAGTACACAAAACAAACCGCTCCGGCATACTGAAAACATATCCGATATTTCTGGTCACTGCAGTAAAACTATAG
- a CDS encoding adenylate/guanylate cyclase domain-containing protein, producing MMFENKTLQKTLTALWITAEYVAAFLAYYVLMTVIGGSLLGHPVSFDLFSFLRFLALAFSAGGVVALVNQFLIVPLTAKLNFLWSFLAGVVLYVFSAFAGMLVYILAEHFVISVIGSGYSDLHAALQLFLQIEFLPMLFFLCMISLPIRNLHLLVIRVGEKNILNALFDRYRVPHEEERIFMFMDLYGSTPIAEKLGHARYHDLLYNVFNDISDLISRYSGEVYQYVGDAVIVTWDITQGTKKMNCVRCFFAIQNKMSALSGKYRRLYGYQPQFKAGMHVGKVIAGEVGDLKKEIVYHGDTVNTASRIQAECVRLHQHLLVSEELFMMFPVNCLQQVQTEFLGCLKLKGRAHDVCLYAVKK from the coding sequence ATGATGTTCGAGAATAAAACCCTTCAGAAAACACTCACTGCTTTATGGATTACGGCAGAGTATGTTGCAGCTTTTCTTGCATATTATGTTCTGATGACCGTTATCGGCGGTTCCTTGCTGGGCCATCCAGTTTCCTTCGACCTTTTCTCCTTTCTGCGTTTTCTCGCTCTGGCTTTTTCTGCAGGGGGAGTGGTTGCTCTGGTCAATCAATTCCTGATCGTTCCTCTGACTGCGAAACTGAATTTTCTCTGGTCATTTTTAGCCGGTGTCGTGTTGTATGTTTTCTCTGCGTTTGCTGGAATGCTCGTTTATATTCTTGCCGAGCATTTTGTTATTTCGGTCATCGGTTCCGGATACAGTGATTTGCATGCCGCCCTGCAGCTGTTTCTTCAGATTGAATTTTTGCCGATGCTCTTTTTTCTTTGCATGATTTCCCTGCCGATAAGGAATCTCCATCTGCTGGTAATCCGGGTTGGTGAAAAAAACATACTCAATGCCCTGTTCGACCGTTACCGGGTACCGCATGAGGAAGAACGGATATTCATGTTCATGGATCTCTATGGCTCTACGCCGATTGCCGAAAAACTTGGTCATGCCCGTTACCATGATCTGCTCTATAACGTATTCAATGATATCTCCGATCTTATTTCCCGGTATTCCGGAGAGGTCTATCAGTATGTCGGCGATGCCGTTATTGTAACTTGGGACATTACTCAGGGGACAAAAAAAATGAATTGTGTCCGCTGCTTTTTTGCAATCCAGAACAAAATGTCAGCTCTTTCAGGCAAGTACAGGAGATTGTACGGCTACCAGCCGCAGTTCAAAGCCGGAATGCATGTCGGCAAGGTCATAGCCGGGGAGGTGGGTGATCTGAAAAAAGAAATTGTCTATCATGGAGATACGGTCAATACCGCATCGAGAATTCAGGCGGAATGCGTTCGCTTGCATCAGCACCTGCTGGTATCCGAGGAACTGTTCATGATGTTTCCGGTCAACTGTCTGCAACAGGTTCAAACCGAATTTCTCGGCTGCCTGAAACTCAAGGGAAGGGCTCACGATGTCTGCCTGTACGCTGTCAAAAAATAA
- a CDS encoding ABC transporter ATP-binding protein yields MNCTRFFRLTAISRVFGRERWNVWELRSRLGVVSHDLQHDYLSCARGMNVVLSGFYSSIDTWRNQVFGDIEYCKAEEVMASLGICSLKNREFGSMSTGEQRRFLLARALVTDPGTLLFDEPTSGLDLKASFLYLEQLGDPMRCGKTVLLVTHHVHEIPPGIRRVVMLRNGLVFADGNPEETLTSCLLSALYDYPLHAVSLDGSFQVFPTAGQKAG; encoded by the coding sequence GTGAACTGCACCCGGTTTTTTCGCCTGACAGCCATATCTAGGGTTTTCGGCAGGGAGCGCTGGAACGTCTGGGAACTTCGTTCAAGGCTCGGCGTTGTTTCCCATGACCTGCAGCACGACTATCTTTCGTGCGCCCGGGGCATGAACGTCGTACTTTCGGGTTTTTATTCGAGTATCGATACATGGAGGAATCAGGTCTTCGGCGATATCGAGTATTGCAAGGCCGAGGAAGTCATGGCGTCTCTCGGTATCTGCAGTCTGAAGAACCGGGAATTCGGCAGCATGTCAACCGGTGAACAGCGTCGTTTTCTGCTGGCCAGGGCGCTGGTTACCGATCCAGGCACACTGCTTTTTGATGAACCGACCTCCGGTCTGGATCTCAAAGCCTCGTTTCTCTACCTCGAACAGCTCGGAGACCCCATGCGATGCGGAAAAACGGTTCTGCTCGTAACGCACCACGTGCATGAGATACCGCCAGGAATCCGTCGAGTGGTGATGCTTCGCAATGGGCTGGTTTTCGCTGATGGCAATCCTGAAGAGACTCTAACCTCCTGCCTGCTTTCGGCCCTGTACGATTATCCCCTGCACGCAGTTTCGCTGGACGGCAGTTTTCAGGTCTTTCCCACGGCCGGTCAAAAGGCAGGGTAA
- a CDS encoding deoxycytidylate deaminase, with the protein MKEEQGSGGCCGSQGCDGQDGQEKRLGWHEYFMSVAHLISRRATCTRGHIGAVIVRDHNILSTGYNGAPSGLPHCNETNCRIYRSTHPDGTIEENCVNTIHAEINAIAQAAKHGVSIKDADIYITASPCIHCLKVLINVGIKTIYYDKPYKIEHIDELLRLSGVRLVNVHVEEC; encoded by the coding sequence ATGAAGGAAGAACAGGGTTCAGGCGGCTGCTGCGGTTCACAGGGTTGCGATGGCCAGGACGGTCAGGAAAAACGCCTTGGCTGGCACGAGTATTTCATGAGCGTCGCGCATCTGATTTCACGCCGGGCGACCTGTACGCGCGGTCATATCGGTGCGGTGATCGTCAGAGATCACAATATTCTTTCCACCGGCTACAACGGCGCACCTTCGGGATTGCCGCACTGCAACGAAACAAACTGCAGAATTTACCGAAGCACACATCCCGACGGCACGATCGAGGAAAACTGCGTCAATACCATTCATGCCGAAATCAATGCCATAGCACAGGCCGCAAAGCACGGGGTTTCGATAAAGGATGCCGATATCTATATCACGGCAAGTCCCTGCATTCACTGTCTCAAAGTGCTCATTAACGTCGGCATTAAAACCATCTACTACGATAAACCATACAAAATCGAACATATCGACGAACTGCTCAGGCTTTCAGGAGTCAGGCTGGTTAACGTTCATGTCGAAGAGTGCTGA
- a CDS encoding NFACT RNA binding domain-containing protein codes for MQRNYFTLYHTAMELHERLAGGFVFEIHSQQKNELTLSFVTAAGDHLQVVMVSRKPELCLFTREGMNRRKRQSANLLHTICEREVTGVAMSPYDREILVGLSGGDTLVLRLFSASANAFLVSEGIITDACTSRNDLIGKPYREKDIHLAQDIIRELELLAQDKQLFSLRIGHAAGPDNQDSLNFLPGFDRTMLRALVERAGGNDDPDNLFNAFREIFYELLDPLPQTGKTPEGKPLFSILHSPLPESEICSSMLEGLSRYSSAMWGWLHTAEALGGLETTLRQQLRKIEKELLVYDPETLAKNASEYETRGHLLMGALYLERTSPDSIIVPDLFNPGRPDITITLKPNLSLSDNASEYFRKASKTRGKSSALAQRRTGLEQRKAILESLSAELASLVSPKAVKQFIDANRTKFRGTGMPAVKTASGPSSRFRTVKLSPSVTLYIGKNAKNNEQLTFAFAKPDDIWLHARGSAGSHCVLKGATMQHKEEIRKAAEIAARHSAAQHSELVPVMYTFKKYVRHSKKLPVGQVIVEREEVIMVRPAKNDE; via the coding sequence ATGCAACGCAATTACTTCACGCTTTACCATACCGCCATGGAGCTGCATGAACGGCTTGCCGGCGGGTTCGTATTCGAAATCCATTCGCAGCAGAAAAACGAGCTGACACTGAGCTTCGTCACGGCAGCCGGAGATCACCTGCAGGTGGTAATGGTATCGCGCAAGCCTGAACTCTGCCTTTTCACAAGAGAAGGCATGAACCGACGGAAACGGCAGAGCGCAAACCTGCTGCATACCATCTGCGAGCGGGAGGTCACCGGCGTTGCAATGTCACCGTACGACAGGGAAATTCTTGTCGGGCTCTCGGGAGGCGACACGCTTGTATTGCGCCTCTTCAGCGCCTCAGCCAATGCATTCCTCGTCTCGGAAGGGATCATTACCGATGCCTGTACCTCCAGGAACGACCTGATCGGCAAGCCATACCGTGAAAAGGACATCCATTTGGCGCAGGACATCATCCGCGAACTGGAACTCCTTGCGCAGGACAAACAACTGTTTTCATTGAGAATCGGGCACGCTGCGGGCCCGGATAATCAGGACTCGCTCAACTTCCTCCCGGGCTTCGACCGGACGATGCTGAGGGCTCTCGTTGAACGTGCAGGCGGAAATGACGATCCTGACAATCTTTTCAATGCTTTCAGGGAAATATTTTATGAACTGCTCGATCCGCTGCCCCAGACAGGAAAAACACCGGAAGGCAAACCACTCTTCAGTATCCTTCACTCTCCTCTTCCGGAAAGCGAAATCTGCTCATCGATGCTCGAAGGGCTGAGCCGGTACAGCTCTGCAATGTGGGGCTGGCTCCACACCGCGGAGGCACTTGGTGGTCTGGAAACGACATTACGTCAGCAGCTGCGTAAAATCGAAAAAGAGCTGCTGGTGTACGATCCTGAAACGCTTGCAAAAAATGCCAGCGAGTATGAAACCAGAGGCCATCTGCTCATGGGAGCACTCTATCTTGAACGCACGTCTCCGGACAGTATAATCGTTCCCGACCTCTTCAATCCGGGTAGGCCGGATATCACCATCACTCTCAAACCGAACCTCTCGCTCAGCGACAACGCGTCGGAGTATTTCAGAAAAGCCTCGAAAACAAGAGGCAAATCCTCAGCCCTGGCGCAGCGCAGAACCGGGCTCGAGCAGCGAAAAGCGATACTCGAATCACTTTCGGCAGAACTCGCTTCGCTCGTTTCGCCGAAAGCTGTAAAACAGTTCATCGATGCCAACCGGACGAAGTTTCGGGGAACCGGCATGCCGGCGGTTAAAACAGCTTCCGGACCCTCCTCCCGTTTCAGAACCGTTAAACTTTCGCCCTCGGTTACGCTCTATATCGGCAAAAATGCAAAAAACAACGAACAGCTTACCTTCGCATTTGCCAAACCCGACGATATCTGGCTCCATGCGAGGGGCAGCGCAGGATCACACTGTGTGCTGAAAGGAGCAACCATGCAGCATAAAGAGGAGATCCGCAAAGCTGCTGAAATCGCCGCCCGTCATTCGGCGGCACAACACTCCGAACTGGTGCCGGTCATGTACACATTTAAAAAATATGTCCGGCATTCAAAAAAACTCCCGGTCGGACAGGTTATCGTTGAACGTGAAGAGGTGATCATGGTTCGACCGGCTAAAAACGATGAATGA
- a CDS encoding phosphatase PAP2 family protein codes for MLSVRIQASVRFSRECGGVAESRFFRVFLCVVALMLFHFSSVVYADSPGNMLSDDAAGMYRDFREVFSAPSSFDGGDWMTVAAVAGAAVASAIIADEPVRDYVQSHHTPFLDAVMPAGDYYGRFGTGYGLGSLIYLGGIIAGADDVRLTGRAVIEAHTFAMLITGVIKATAGRSRPFKQEGTRRFMFFADENPNWSFPSGHAASAFAVSSALSTRINSPWATAGLYALSTLTAVQRVYNDKHWLSDTIVGAAIGTAVGLAVGSMINDEEDRMERGTAESGEPVPLLGVTLTF; via the coding sequence ATGTTAAGCGTTCGAATTCAGGCCTCTGTCCGGTTTTCTCGAGAGTGCGGAGGTGTGGCTGAAAGCCGCTTTTTCAGGGTTTTTCTGTGTGTCGTCGCCCTGATGCTTTTTCACTTTTCTTCCGTGGTTTATGCCGACAGTCCCGGAAATATGCTCTCTGATGATGCGGCGGGTATGTATCGGGATTTCAGGGAAGTATTCTCCGCTCCGTCATCTTTTGACGGTGGCGACTGGATGACCGTAGCCGCTGTGGCTGGCGCTGCCGTCGCTTCCGCAATTATTGCCGATGAACCGGTGCGCGACTATGTTCAGTCGCACCATACTCCTTTTCTCGATGCGGTGATGCCTGCAGGCGACTACTACGGGAGGTTCGGTACCGGTTACGGTCTTGGTTCTCTCATCTATCTCGGCGGCATAATTGCCGGAGCCGACGACGTGCGGCTGACCGGCAGGGCGGTCATCGAGGCCCATACCTTCGCTATGCTCATTACAGGAGTAATTAAAGCCACGGCAGGGAGGAGCAGACCCTTCAAACAGGAGGGAACCCGGCGGTTTATGTTTTTTGCCGACGAAAATCCAAACTGGTCGTTTCCCTCGGGACATGCCGCGTCAGCTTTTGCCGTATCATCCGCACTCAGTACACGCATCAACAGCCCCTGGGCAACGGCTGGGTTGTACGCTCTTTCAACGCTGACTGCCGTTCAGCGGGTCTACAACGACAAGCACTGGCTGTCGGATACCATTGTCGGAGCGGCAATAGGCACTGCGGTCGGTCTTGCCGTAGGCAGCATGATCAACGATGAGGAGGACCGTATGGAAAGGGGTACGGCTGAATCCGGCGAACCGGTGCCGCTTCTTGGAGTGACGCTCACTTTTTAG
- a CDS encoding DoxX family protein: protein MFDRAFNSNDIGKLMLRLSVGGLMLFHGIHKLQHGYAFVSQMLVKAGLPGYLSHGIIVGEIVAPLMIVFGFNTRAAALIEAFVMVMAIYLVHMGDIYSITEHGAYALELQALYLFGSLAIFFLGAGRYSLGGSNGRWN, encoded by the coding sequence ATGTTCGATCGTGCATTCAACAGCAACGATATCGGAAAACTGATGCTGAGGCTATCCGTGGGCGGGCTGATGCTGTTCCACGGCATCCACAAGCTGCAGCACGGTTATGCATTTGTTTCCCAGATGCTGGTGAAGGCGGGCCTTCCGGGTTATCTGTCGCATGGTATTATCGTGGGTGAAATAGTTGCCCCACTGATGATTGTATTCGGTTTCAACACCCGCGCCGCCGCTCTCATCGAAGCGTTTGTCATGGTGATGGCCATCTATCTGGTCCATATGGGAGATATCTACTCGATTACCGAACATGGTGCTTATGCGCTTGAGCTTCAGGCGCTCTATCTGTTCGGCTCGTTGGCGATTTTCTTTCTCGGGGCGGGGCGCTACTCGCTCGGGGGATCGAATGGTCGCTGGAACTGA
- the ribD gene encoding bifunctional diaminohydroxyphosphoribosylaminopyrimidine deaminase/5-amino-6-(5-phosphoribosylamino)uracil reductase RibD, which yields MQDHTHEHYMQRCHELALMGSGAVSPNPMVGCVIVSGGQVIGEGFHRQYGGPHAEVNAVASVADRERLRNATLYVNLEPCSHFGKTPPCSDMIVEMGIPRVVIGCRDPHLKVAGKGIAKLLAGGVEVIEGVLETESERLNEAFITVHRKGRPFVALKLAQSLDGKIATVSGASKWITGEEARTEVHRLRCSFDAVLTGAATVIADDSRLTVRHCAGRNPIRVVLDSRLSIPIGAGIFDTEAETVVFTALSMQDSQKARQLAKKGVAVFGVAERECGLDLAAVLERLHERRILSVLVEGGGRLGSSFVRMELFDKLYMFIAPVLFGGDGLSAFAPIGITLPEQAIRLDFEPPSRFGRDLLLTAYVSG from the coding sequence GTGCAGGATCATACCCATGAACACTATATGCAGCGTTGCCATGAGCTTGCCCTCATGGGGTCGGGAGCTGTCAGCCCCAATCCCATGGTCGGCTGTGTGATTGTTTCCGGAGGACAGGTTATCGGCGAAGGGTTCCATAGGCAGTACGGCGGCCCGCATGCCGAAGTCAATGCCGTCGCTTCGGTAGCTGATCGTGAGCGGCTTCGCAATGCAACGCTCTACGTCAATCTTGAACCCTGCTCCCATTTCGGAAAAACTCCGCCCTGCAGCGATATGATCGTTGAAATGGGCATTCCCCGCGTGGTTATCGGTTGCCGGGACCCGCATCTGAAGGTTGCCGGCAAAGGGATAGCCAAACTGCTTGCCGGCGGTGTGGAGGTGATTGAAGGTGTGCTCGAAACCGAATCGGAACGTCTTAATGAGGCATTTATCACCGTTCATCGGAAAGGCCGTCCCTTTGTCGCCCTGAAACTTGCGCAGTCACTCGACGGGAAGATCGCTACGGTATCGGGCGCTTCGAAATGGATAACCGGAGAGGAGGCAAGAACCGAAGTACACCGTCTCCGCTGTTCCTTCGATGCGGTGCTTACCGGTGCCGCTACCGTCATTGCCGACGATTCCCGGCTCACCGTAAGGCACTGTGCCGGGCGTAACCCGATTCGCGTCGTGCTCGACAGTCGGTTGAGCATTCCGATCGGAGCCGGTATTTTCGATACGGAGGCCGAGACGGTTGTTTTTACTGCGCTATCGATGCAGGACTCGCAAAAAGCCCGTCAACTCGCCAAAAAGGGAGTCGCGGTGTTCGGTGTAGCCGAACGGGAATGCGGTCTCGACCTTGCAGCCGTGCTCGAGAGATTGCATGAGCGACGTATACTTTCCGTTCTTGTAGAGGGGGGAGGCCGTCTGGGGTCATCGTTCGTCAGAATGGAACTGTTCGACAAACTCTACATGTTCATTGCGCCCGTACTGTTTGGAGGTGACGGCCTGAGCGCATTTGCTCCTATCGGGATAACACTTCCCGAACAGGCGATCAGGCTCGATTTCGAACCGCCCTCCCGATTCGGCAGGGATCTACTTCTTACGGCATATGTTTCAGGTTGA
- a CDS encoding Pycsar system effector family protein, with amino-acid sequence MTINTSMTERAADYVFRLFRENESELCIYHNYAHTAETVANCREIAEGMRATEQDIEILELAAWFHDTGCLFSMQNHEEKSKEIAKQFLEDAGYPKEETETICRCILATKLPQKPQTRLEEILCDADLSHLGKMGYREKSELVRIETEKNEAGSFSDAEWIQMNIDFFNRNPFHTRYASLAFNEERTKNLVDLHQRLRKKNGKADNEIDQEKKKKKSPEGTVERGLERNMEVYYRTASRNHVDFSAIVDHKANIMIQTNSLIFSIIISLLVRKLDEFPQLMLPTFILLGSCVATIITSVLATRPKVTTSNTTIDTIKQRKANLLFFGSFINLKLDDFEWGMKEMLNDKSYYIDNMIRDTYFLGKVLDYKYKFLRLSYDIFMVGLVVSISMYASAFIK; translated from the coding sequence ATGACTATCAACACATCGATGACAGAGCGTGCTGCCGATTACGTTTTCAGGCTGTTCAGGGAAAACGAGTCGGAACTGTGCATCTATCATAATTATGCACACACTGCCGAAACCGTTGCGAACTGCCGGGAAATTGCAGAAGGCATGAGGGCAACTGAACAGGATATAGAAATTCTGGAACTTGCCGCATGGTTTCACGATACCGGCTGTCTGTTCTCCATGCAAAATCATGAAGAAAAAAGCAAGGAAATAGCAAAACAATTTCTCGAAGATGCCGGCTATCCGAAAGAAGAAACCGAAACGATCTGTCGCTGTATTCTTGCAACAAAACTCCCGCAAAAACCGCAGACCCGGCTCGAAGAGATTCTCTGCGATGCAGACCTGTCGCACCTTGGGAAAATGGGTTACCGTGAAAAAAGCGAGCTGGTACGCATTGAAACAGAAAAAAATGAAGCCGGAAGTTTCAGTGATGCCGAATGGATTCAAATGAACATCGACTTTTTTAACCGGAACCCTTTCCACACAAGATACGCCAGCCTCGCCTTTAATGAAGAACGAACGAAAAATCTTGTTGATCTGCATCAGCGTCTGAGGAAAAAAAACGGCAAGGCCGATAATGAAATCGATCAGGAAAAAAAGAAAAAAAAGAGTCCGGAAGGGACAGTCGAAAGAGGGCTGGAACGCAATATGGAGGTGTACTATAGGACGGCTTCGAGAAACCACGTTGATTTCAGTGCCATCGTCGATCATAAGGCAAATATCATGATCCAGACCAATTCGCTGATTTTTTCAATAATCATCTCTCTGCTGGTCAGAAAACTCGATGAATTTCCACAGCTCATGCTTCCCACCTTCATTCTGCTTGGAAGCTGTGTCGCCACCATCATCACCTCGGTGCTCGCCACAAGACCCAAAGTCACGACATCGAACACAACGATCGACACCATCAAACAAAGAAAAGCCAACCTTCTCTTTTTCGGCTCCTTCATCAACCTCAAGCTCGACGATTTCGAATGGGGCATGAAAGAGATGCTGAATGACAAGTCGTATTACATCGACAACATGATACGCGACACCTATTTTCTGGGAAAAGTACTCGACTACAAGTACAAATTCCTTCGCCTGTCCTATGACATCTTCATGGTCGGACTTGTGGTGTCCATTTCCATGTACGCATCCGCATTCATCAAGTAA
- a CDS encoding HAD family hydrolase, with the protein MDFKAVIFDLDGTLLDTLEDIINTLNSVLESHRYPTHSLDEGKYLVGHGMRDLVRKALPENTATEPLIDALLVDLMNHYSSNWNRHSKPYHGIAEMLDDLTVRSMKKAILSNKADRFTQLCAKELLSSWTFDVVMGHHSAILHKPDPAGALLVAQILKHKPEEILYVGDSGIDMQTASRAGMYPLGVLWGFRPAEELLECGAKTLVEKPEEITKFLGTV; encoded by the coding sequence ATGGATTTCAAAGCTGTTATATTCGATCTTGACGGAACACTGCTCGATACGCTGGAAGACATCATCAATACCCTCAATTCCGTCCTTGAATCCCACCGCTACCCGACCCACTCGCTTGATGAAGGAAAATATCTGGTAGGTCACGGCATGCGTGACCTCGTCAGAAAAGCGCTGCCGGAAAATACCGCTACGGAGCCGCTTATCGACGCACTCCTCGTCGATCTCATGAACCATTACAGCAGTAACTGGAACCGCCATTCGAAACCGTACCATGGCATAGCCGAAATGCTCGACGATCTCACGGTTCGCAGCATGAAAAAAGCCATTCTCTCTAACAAGGCAGACCGGTTCACGCAACTCTGTGCAAAAGAGCTGCTTTCCAGCTGGACATTCGACGTAGTGATGGGCCATCACAGTGCCATACTCCACAAACCCGATCCGGCAGGAGCCCTGCTTGTCGCTCAAATACTGAAACATAAGCCGGAAGAAATTCTCTATGTAGGCGACAGCGGCATCGACATGCAAACCGCATCGCGTGCCGGCATGTACCCGCTCGGAGTACTCTGGGGATTCAGACCAGCTGAAGAGTTGCTCGAATGCGGAGCGAAAACACTGGTGGAGAAGCCGGAAGAGATAACGAAGTTTCTGGGAACCGTATGA